From Daphnia magna isolate NIES linkage group LG2, ASM2063170v1.1, whole genome shotgun sequence:
CAATCTTATATTCAAGCTATATATTGTTCATATGTGTCAATCAGAAATTAACACGATATTCCTGTTCTCAATTTACAGACCTCTTGAAATAGCAGCTTCGCATACGTAATGACCGGTAGACACATTCCAAGGGGGTCGAATTCTCTTGACATCGCCGATAACAATTCCCGCTTTGTCATGACTGGGGAAAGATCCTTTACCCTCAACTTGTAGCAGTCGCCACTGCAGTCCCATGCAAGACCCAATATGTATTCCGTTGGCAGGGCGTCGTAATTCAAGTCAAGGACGGAGTCAGCTCTATCCTCCGACGGGATCGTTTCGAGAACCCTTTTTGATGAAGATGCAAAACCTGTCAGCTTGAACCCACCTATTGCTAGTGATTCTCTGACGTCCCTTGCGAACTTGATGGTTTCCGCTTCTGTGTCGAAGGAGTCGCATAAGTTGTCAgcataaaaattattttttattcgcgACGCTACTTCGggataatttttgttttggctgACCGCATGCTGCAAGACCCAGATGGCCGCGGTTGATGCATGAACTGCTCCAAATACTAAGGTCGTCATTTGATATGTCCTTAGCGGTTTATTGCTTCCGAATTCGCGGAAGACAAATCGTTGGAGAGACTGGTGCTTCGCTGGGATCCCGACGCGATGATAGAAGGCCGCTATATCCGCAGAGAGTGCAAAAAGACATTCCCTTGATCGTAGGAGCACTCCCACAAGTTTTGGGAGCAGCGGCGGTCCACGGAAAAGTTGATTGTTGAGCGAAACCTGCGAAAAGCTTGCCGCACAATCCATTACCACCCTAATCTTTCCGGGCTTGTTTGGATACTCAACGAAGTGGTGCGGCAAGTACCAAACCATTCCCTTTGGTTCGTTAATGGCGGACGGGTGGACAATTGAAGCGGTGCCGGATTCGATAAGCTTATTTACAATGTTGTTGTACCTTTCTGCATACTGCTGGTTTTCTGGCAGTGAGAGCCGACGCTCCATGCCATAAAATCTTGATACAGCTTGCTTTCTGTTGTTGGGGAAGACAAATCCTTCAGATTTAAGAGGAAGTTCCACCTGCCAGCCGCATCCGATGAAAAGCGCCGACGATTCCAGCACCTTCAGAACCCGAGCATCTTCTGTGGAAATAAGAGCAGGCACACTTGCATCTGTACCGAAGAACTCGGTTGAGTGAAATTGTTCAACGAGGCTACATAGCGCTACATCTTGAGCAATTGACTGAATGTTGACCGATTTTCTCTTGCTCGGCCCGGCCACGAGAAAGTGCGGGATTTTCCCTATCACCGACCATCCAAATTGGGTGAGAACCGCAGTAGGTCCGTCTGCTTCGATTGGTTCTCTAATTCCCCTTTGAACATGAGCAGAAAGCTGGTCGGCTCCAATTAAGACGCCGACTTTAGAAGAGTCTATTGCTGGCAAATTTAAATCGGCGAGATgagaccaattttttttcaataccGGCCAGTTGATTTTCCTAGGGGATAGGCTGATCTTGGGGACAAGAAATGCTTCGGTTACAGGCACTTCCAACCCCAATGACGCGATGCGGAATGACacgatttttgaatttatGGTAACGGAATCGTTGAAATTGCCGAAGCGAACACGAAAAGATGGCCCTGACAAATTTAACCTGGCTGCGAGATTGTCTGTGATGAGTGTTGCTTCGCTGCCTGGATCCAAAACGACAAAGGTCTCAGCGACGTATTCGTTGCTTTTAATAGTTACGGGCAGTATGGCTAGCAGTACAGAGCGCAGCTTGTTTGGCGTAGGTGCGTGAATCATTGATACGTTAAGTTGGTCGTTACCTTGTTGTTTAGAAGACGGAAATTGACGATCAGCTCCGTGTAACAGGGTGTTGTGGGCCTTTCCACACTCCTTGCATTTTACGTCAGCGCGGGTGCAGTTTCTTCCGTAGTGACCTTGAACCAGGCATTTGAAGCAATAATTGTTGTCAGCGCAGAGGGCAGCACGCTGGTTAACCAACATGCGCTTGAAGGTGTTGCAGTATTCGAAGCGGTGACCCGGATCCGCGTTGCAGGCAGGACACTTTGGAGTAGCGATCTTGTCTTGAACCCGGTTGGTCAACACCGTCGGGCCACGATAGCCGCTGCTACCAGGTTGACCATAGTTGCTTTGTTGACGTGGGATGAAGTTCGAGGCCGGCTTGTTTGCGTTGCTTCCGGGAGTTGAGAGGCGAATTCCACGATATTCTTCTGCCCCAACGGCGATATCGATCCATTTGTCAAAATCTCTTAGCGATGGCAAACTCGGCCTAAGCGAGTAGGCGAATTTACCCCAATCGATTTGCAGTTGAATCGGTAGCTTTGAGGCGAGCGAAGTAATGACAGTAGAATACGTGAACTCTTTTAAGTGCTCATTTGGGACGCTTGATACGGCATCTCGGACATCTGCGGCAAGACTGAAGAGCGCATTGAAATCCCCAGCTTTAAACGGTTGAACCTGAAGTAAGTGCTGATTATGCGCCTGCATGATTAGACCCGGATTTCCATACTTGCTCTCTAATTCATTCCATGCCGTTTCAAACGCGTACGACCCGTTGAAAAGGTGGCCCATCCTCTTGCGGATGTCATCCATTATGCTGTCTTGCAGACCAAGGAGCTTGTATGAGTCCGGAATATTTGCGTCGCGAACGGTAGCGTGAATGCCGTGTGCAAACCTCTGCCATTTGCGTGGGTCCCCGTTGAACTTTTCGACTGCAATTTTAGGCCAGCGACTGGGTGGAGCGAATGATGTTGTTATTTCACAAGACTGTGGCGTTCGAGATGATTGTTCTATTGGATTTATGACGTTCCCTCTTGGCGTTGAAGAATGGATGGGGCTCCCGTCAACCGCTCCCTCGAATTCACCAGCCAGAATCCTTTCACGTTCAATTGCCATTTTGAGATCCTCTTCTTCTCGTTCACTTTGACGGAGCAGATCATCCATTTTGCGAGAGCGCTCTACTCTTTTCCTTTCGAGCTCAAACTCGAGCTCGATTCTCCTCCTTTTTGCCTGGTGGGCCTCGTCAGAGGCGTTTCGGGCGCTTTTGTCTCCATCCAAATTCGAAATTAAAGCGCCAATCGTAGGCTGTTGGGCAGCGGTGATATTACGAGCAGCTTGTGTTCCTCCTATATCGTCCTCATGATTGCGACTTTTGGCAAGGCCCGAGACAATTGGGTTGTGGTTGACGATTTCGTTTTCGGGCACTTCTTCTGCAATTGCCAGCGGAATTGGTTGCAGAACGCGGCTAGCGTTCGAGTCAGTGACATTCCAAGCTGTTCTGTTGGCCACGGCATGGGCATAACCTCCAATGGCAAGCTGCGCTTGTTCACTTAATGCAGCTACTTCTTGAATGTAAGTTTCCGCGGCTGCCTGCTCCTGTTCATCGAGTCCACCCGTAATAACGTATTGATCATTAACTGCGGTGATCCGCTCCAGCACATTTGCGAGAGTTGCCGACAACACTTCGACTTCGACCCGCGACGCTCGCCTGTTGATCATCCCGTGAATTCGCGCGACGAGGTTCGTGTGCTGACGCTTCATGGTTGTTCGTAGCCTGAACAAATCCGCGGCGGCCATCATATCGAGGTTTTCCATGATCCCAGGTCGATAAAGGCGTGGCTAATGATGGTGGTCAGCGAGTTGGTATTTTTCGAGAATTTTGTTCGAATTGAAGGGTTTGTTCGTTTGTAAGTTCGATCTGGGTGGGTGACAGAAAAACGTAATTGGTGGATGTTTGAATCAAAGGGGTTTTGTTCGTGTTCGTAAGTTCGATTTAGGTGCGTGATAGAAAGACGTTATTTGTTAATGTTCGAAATATGGGTACGAATAAGTGAAATGAATTTTTCCGAGATGAAAGGTTTGATAAGCTCGATTTGGTTGGTTATAGAGAGACGCTGCTTTCAAATCAAAAGGGGGAAACAAGAAAGGATGGTAAAATACGGGTCAGAGGCATCAGGGAGGTATTAGAGGGGCAAGATAAAGGTGGATGGCGGGGATCATTTAGAGAAAGCCGATTCTAACCCGGCGGGGAGAATTGGGTTCCCGTTACAATCATGAAAACAAGCTAATGGAGATCGTATGCAAAACTTTGGTGCTCAGACATAATCATGCTCCTAAACTGGATAGAGATTGCAGAAAGCAGCTCCATACAGCGAGTTTGatattgttgttttattttaaatatatatatatatatatattttatttttattttttatttttttttttcttttgcctttatTAAGTCCTTGGACAGGAACAGAAGAATAAAGGGCTGTATTTGAACTtgttaaattaaataaagacAGAAGCCCGcgttaaattaaataaaatatatcttGTACATTACTGTGATGGAACTCAAATACTCCATTGGAATTCGCTGTCCCTTTCATTATTAAACGTAGTTATCACTAAACCGCCGCGCGGCAGATTTCTCAACTAGAGGTGTAAATGACCATATATCTCTAGTTCAGTACGCCACCACCACCCTTCCGATGCTCTTTCTTCCATTCAAACATTAAAGCAAGAAAATTGCCCCTCAAATTACGAAgacgagaaaagaaaggaaaacagAAAGCGTAATGGAAAAGGGATGGAATAAGTATGGAGATGCGAAGGTTAGGTGGTAAGAGGCGGAGTTCGATAGACGTCTCTTGTCCTTTCGCGCTCgattgcaaaaaaaaggaaaaatgggAGTCACGGGAGGAGGTGGGGATCAAATGTGCCGCATGGCCGTTCGAGATGGACGTTCGTAATAGACATTTTATGCATTTGTTCGATAACTTAGTTAAGACTTGATTACAG
This genomic window contains:
- the LOC116923871 gene encoding uncharacterized protein LOC116923871 — protein: MENLDMMAAADLFRLRTTMKRQHTNLVARIHGMINRRASRVEVEVLSATLANVLERITAVNDQYVITGGLDEQEQAAAETYIQEVAALSEQAQLAIGGYAHAVANRTAWNVTDSNASRVLQPIPLAIAEEVPENEIVNHNPIVSGLAKSRNHEDDIGGTQAARNITAAQQPTIGALISNLDGDKSARNASDEAHQAKRRRIELEFELERKRVERSRKMDDLLRQSEREEEDLKMAIERERILAGEFEGAVDGSPIHSSTPRGNVINPIEQSSRTPQSCEITTSFAPPSRWPKIAVEKFNGDPRKWQRFAHGIHATVRDANIPDSYKLLGLQDSIMDDIRKRMGHLFNGSYAFETAWNELESKYGNPGLIMQAHNQHLLQVQPFKAGDFNALFSLAADVRDAVSSVPNEHLKEFTYSTVITSLASKLPIQLQIDWGKFAYSLRPSLPSLRDFDKWIDIAVGAEEYRGIRLSTPGSNANKPASNFIPRQQSNYGQPGSSGYRGPTVLTNRVQDKIATPKCPACNADPGHRFEYCNTFKRMLVNQRAALCADNNYCFKCLVQGHYGRNCTRADVKCKECGKAHNTLLHGADRQFPSSKQQGNDQLNVSMIHAPTPNKLRSVLLAILPVTIKSNEYVAETFVVLDPGSEATLITDNLAARLNLSGPSFRVRFGNFNDSVTINSKIVSFRIASLGLEVPVTEAFLVPKISLSPRKINWPVLKKNWSHLADLNLPAIDSSKVGVLIGADQLSAHVQRGIREPIEADGPTAVLTQFGWSVIGKIPHFLVAGPSKRKSVNIQSIAQDVALCSLVEQFHSTEFFGTDASVPALISTEDARVLKVLESSALFIGCGWQVELPLKSEGFVFPNNRKQAVSRFYGMERRLSLPENQQYAERYNNIVNKLIESGTASIVHPSAINEPKGMVWYLPHHFVEYPNKPGKIRVVMDCAASFSQVSLNNQLFRGPPLLPKLVGVLLRSRECLFALSADIAAFYHRVGIPAKHQSLQRFVFREFGSNKPLRTYQMTTLVFGAVHASTAAIWVLQHAVSQNKNYPEVASRIKNNFYADNLCDSFDTEAETIKFARDVRESLAIGGFKLTGFASSSKRVLETIPSEDRADSVLDLNYDALPTEYILGLAWDCSGDCYKLRVKDLSPVMTKRELLSAMSREFDPLGMCLPVITYAKLLFQEVCKLRTGISC